The following are encoded in a window of Limibacter armeniacum genomic DNA:
- a CDS encoding Crp/Fnr family transcriptional regulator yields MFPHSTDILNLLENAPEQIKRHFITRQYGIHENLLEQGTPPKQIFILLEGSVRAFHTTSKGNQYLIGLFGKGEVMGEAEILFDSPCFCSVETISQCKAVLIPKPLYQDWMDHDPAFSLHMNKLLAWRLMRISERASTHLSFPMEYSVLKLINSAKDDETLDLNKENIAQYLGTSVRSINRIIRRLIGKGLLQYEDKSLKIVSEKDLAEEMRKYE; encoded by the coding sequence ATGTTTCCACACTCCACAGATATACTTAACTTACTTGAAAATGCTCCTGAGCAAATCAAGCGTCACTTCATCACACGCCAATATGGAATTCACGAAAACCTGTTGGAGCAAGGCACTCCCCCAAAACAGATTTTTATTTTACTGGAAGGAAGCGTAAGAGCATTTCATACTACCTCCAAAGGCAATCAATACCTGATTGGCTTATTTGGAAAAGGCGAAGTTATGGGAGAAGCTGAAATCCTTTTTGACAGTCCTTGTTTTTGTAGTGTGGAGACCATTAGCCAATGTAAAGCAGTATTGATTCCTAAACCCCTCTATCAGGATTGGATGGATCATGACCCTGCCTTCTCACTGCATATGAACAAGCTGCTTGCTTGGCGACTGATGCGGATTTCAGAAAGAGCCTCAACACATCTCAGTTTTCCGATGGAATACTCTGTCCTGAAACTGATCAATAGTGCTAAGGATGATGAAACGCTAGACCTCAACAAGGAAAATATAGCACAGTACTTGGGAACAAGTGTTCGCAGTATCAACAGGATTATTCGAAGATTGATAGGCAAGGGTCTTCTTCAGTATGAAGACAAATCCCTCAAGATTGTATCAGAAAAAGACCTAGCCGAAGAAATGCGAAAATATGAATAA